A window of the Buchnera aphidicola (Taiwanaphis decaspermi) genome harbors these coding sequences:
- the yciA gene encoding acyl-CoA thioester hydrolase YciA, with translation MSNNKYKNPKGVVVLKILSMPKNTNVNGDIFGGWIMSKMDMGGAILAKEITGNRIVTVNVESINFFKPISVGDLVTCYAKCIYIGQTSIKIDVELWIKKLCLPPIGKYYCSTTASFIYVSVNNKGKSINIPPMSII, from the coding sequence ATGTCAAATAATAAGTATAAAAATCCTAAAGGAGTTGTGGTATTAAAAATTTTATCTATGCCTAAAAATACAAATGTAAATGGAGATATTTTTGGAGGATGGATAATGTCAAAAATGGATATGGGAGGAGCCATATTAGCTAAAGAAATAACAGGAAATAGAATAGTAACAGTAAATGTTGAAAGTATAAACTTTTTTAAACCAATTTCTGTTGGTGACTTAGTAACTTGTTATGCAAAATGTATTTATATTGGACAAACATCTATTAAAATAGATGTTGAATTATGGATTAAGAAATTATGTTTGCCTCCAATTGGCAAATATTATTGTTCTACAACAGCTTCTTTTATTTATGTTTCTGTTAATAATAAAGGAAAATCTATAAATATTCCTCCCATGAGTATTATTTAA
- the pyrF gene encoding orotidine-5'-phosphate decarboxylase: MSNNFLLKKKIIIAIDFSDILLAKKIIDFLDPKIYRLKIGKESFIRFGTEFIIYLHKLGFDVFLDLKFHDIPNTVAKAVSAVADIGVWMISVHCMGGENMLKSAKLALLPFKKDAPLLIGVTILTSISHKQLFKLGIHKSCKKYVLFLAKMAEKCGLDGVICAGEDIKNIKKKIGNKFKIITPGIRLNKDENLHDQYRTMTPMKAFKLGSDYIVIGRTITKSKNPIDRLQSLILSI, encoded by the coding sequence ATGTCTAATAATTTTTTGTTAAAAAAAAAAATAATAATTGCAATAGATTTTTCTGATATTTTGCTAGCAAAAAAAATAATTGACTTTTTAGATCCAAAGATTTATCGATTAAAAATAGGAAAAGAGTCTTTTATTAGATTTGGAACTGAATTTATAATATATTTGCATAAATTAGGTTTCGATGTTTTTTTAGATTTGAAATTTCATGATATTCCTAACACTGTAGCAAAAGCTGTAAGTGCTGTTGCAGATATAGGAGTTTGGATGATAAGTGTACATTGTATGGGAGGAGAAAATATGTTAAAGTCTGCTAAATTAGCTTTGTTACCTTTTAAAAAAGATGCTCCTTTACTAATTGGAGTAACTATTTTAACTAGTATATCACATAAACAATTATTTAAATTAGGAATACATAAATCATGCAAAAAATATGTTTTATTTCTAGCAAAAATGGCTGAAAAATGTGGTTTAGATGGTGTAATATGTGCAGGAGAAGATATAAAAAATATTAAAAAAAAAATAGGAAATAAATTTAAAATTATTACTCCAGGCATAAGACTTAATAAAGATGAAAACTTACATGATCAATATAGAACAATGACACCAATGAAAGCATTTAAGTTAGGATCGGATTATATAGTTATTGGAAGAACTATTACTAAATCAAAAAATCCTATAGATAGATTACAATCGTTAATTTTATCTATATAA
- the cls gene encoding cardiolipin synthase: MNISYNIFNFIKTSIYYILVITTLTKIINSYKNVKSVIFWILIIYTFPVLGVIAWIFLDGIYINNNFGVENNIWFKLSNWFNNLKNYKKNFQINNSKIAKSLFILCKKKQGINSTQGNKLRLINSAQKTIHMLIYDIYTARKNIEMVFYIWQPGGLADQVALALIYSAKRGIYCRLMLDYVGSMFFFRSRWFKIMKKSGIHIIKVFKINILTIFFKRIDIRQHRKIILIDDYIAYTGSMNLVDPIYFKKSSGVGQWLDLMTRMKGPVVTSLGIVYSHDWEIETGISIFPKINKKNINIISKNNKNITQVISSNFNSTQDIIHQTFLNTIYSAKKKIIITTPYLVPSEDLLFAICSAAEKGIDVNIIIPKYIDSILVYWASRYFFTELLESGVKIYQFKGGFLHVKSILIDQQLSLVGTANLDMRSLCLNYEINLLIDDKKFSHKLESIQKKYIKKSKLLKLDIWSLRSKWEKFIEKIFLFFRPLL, translated from the coding sequence ATGAATATTTCTTATAACATATTTAATTTTATAAAAACATCTATTTATTATATTTTAGTAATCACCACATTGACAAAAATTATTAACTCATATAAAAATGTTAAGTCTGTTATTTTTTGGATATTAATAATTTATACTTTTCCTGTTTTAGGGGTGATTGCATGGATATTTTTAGATGGTATATATATTAATAATAATTTTGGAGTTGAAAATAACATATGGTTTAAATTATCTAATTGGTTTAATAATTTAAAAAATTATAAAAAAAATTTTCAAATTAATAACAGTAAAATTGCTAAATCATTATTCATATTATGCAAAAAAAAACAAGGAATAAATAGTACTCAAGGAAACAAATTAAGATTAATTAATAGTGCTCAAAAAACAATTCATATGTTGATATATGATATATATACAGCTCGTAAAAATATTGAAATGGTTTTTTATATTTGGCAACCTGGTGGTTTAGCTGATCAAGTTGCTTTAGCTTTAATATATTCTGCTAAAAGAGGTATATATTGTAGGTTAATGTTAGATTATGTAGGTAGTATGTTTTTTTTTAGAAGTAGATGGTTCAAAATAATGAAAAAATCTGGCATTCATATAATAAAAGTATTTAAAATAAATATTTTAACAATTTTTTTTAAAAGAATTGATATAAGACAACATAGAAAAATTATATTAATTGATGATTATATAGCATATACAGGTAGCATGAATTTAGTTGATCCTATCTATTTTAAAAAATCTTCAGGAGTAGGTCAATGGTTAGATTTAATGACCAGAATGAAAGGTCCTGTAGTTACAAGTTTAGGTATAGTATATTCACATGACTGGGAAATAGAGACAGGAATCAGTATTTTCCCCAAAATAAACAAAAAAAATATTAATATAATATCAAAAAATAATAAAAATATTACACAAGTAATTTCTTCAAATTTTAATTCAACACAAGATATTATACATCAAACTTTTTTAAATACAATATATTCTGCTAAAAAAAAAATAATTATAACAACACCATATTTAGTACCTAGCGAAGACCTATTATTTGCTATTTGTTCCGCAGCAGAAAAAGGAATTGACGTTAATATTATCATACCTAAATACATAGATTCCATATTAGTTTATTGGGCTAGTAGATATTTTTTTACAGAATTATTAGAGTCTGGAGTAAAAATATATCAATTTAAAGGAGGTTTTTTACATGTAAAAAGCATTTTAATAGATCAACAATTGAGTTTAGTAGGTACAGCAAACTTGGATATGAGAAGCTTATGCTTAAATTATGAAATAAATTTACTAATAGATGATAAAAAATTTAGTCATAAATTAGAATCTATACAAAAAAAATACATAAAAAAATCTAAATTATTAAAATTAGATATTTGGTCTTTGCGTTCTAAATGGGAAAAATTTATAGAAAAAATATTTTTGTTTTTTAGACCATTATTGTGA
- the lipA gene encoding lipoyl synthase — MIKKNTKSNLDIKKKPEWIKIRLPYNNHKIKKIKKIIKKNGLHSVCQEAMCPNISECFSNGTATFMILGNICTRKCSFCAVSKGRPLLVDLEEPIKLSNTILLMKINYVVITSVTRDDLKDGGSKQFVRCIKEIKKKTKNIKIEILVPDFKNCVNKAIKIISSNPPDIFNHNIENVPRLYKIIRPGANYSSSLKLLEKFKKKNSYIPTKSGLMLGLGEKYKEIIKVMKDLKSHGVNIITIGQYLQPSKKHLPVQRYITPLEFLHIKKEAFSIGFEKVVSGSFVRSSYRADLQYHGDII, encoded by the coding sequence AAATAAGATTACCTTATAATAATCACAAAATTAAAAAAATAAAAAAAATAATAAAGAAAAATGGTTTACATTCTGTTTGTCAAGAAGCTATGTGTCCTAATATATCAGAATGTTTTTCTAATGGAACAGCAACATTTATGATATTAGGTAATATATGTACACGTAAATGTTCTTTTTGTGCAGTTTCCAAAGGAAGACCTTTGCTAGTAGATTTAGAAGAACCTATTAAATTATCAAATACAATTTTACTAATGAAAATAAATTATGTAGTAATAACCTCAGTAACCAGAGATGATTTGAAAGATGGAGGATCTAAACAATTTGTAAGATGTATTAAAGAAATTAAAAAAAAAACAAAAAATATAAAAATTGAAATATTAGTTCCTGATTTTAAAAATTGTGTAAATAAAGCTATTAAAATAATTAGTTCTAATCCTCCAGATATATTTAATCATAATATAGAAAACGTACCAAGACTTTATAAAATAATTAGACCAGGTGCAAATTATTCTTCTTCATTAAAATTACTTGAAAAATTTAAAAAAAAAAACTCGTATATACCTACTAAATCAGGATTGATGTTGGGTCTAGGAGAAAAATATAAAGAAATTATTAAAGTTATGAAGGATTTAAAATCTCATGGTGTAAATATCATAACAATAGGACAATATTTACAACCAAGTAAAAAACATTTACCAGTACAACGTTATATAACACCATTAGAATTTTTACATATAAAAAAAGAAGCTTTTTCTATAGGTTTTGAGAAAGTAGTTTCAGGTTCTTTTGTAAGATCTTCTTACAGAGCAGATTTGCAATACCATGGTGATATTATATAA